The Spirosoma foliorum genome has a window encoding:
- a CDS encoding cupin domain-containing protein, whose amino-acid sequence MDKQDQDKGIPEGYQLGAVQYFSGNVYVKPLVVADTITNCSITDVYFEPGVINNWHTHPSNQILLVKEGVCYYQEEGQPLQKFQAGEVINVLPGIKHWHGASPDGRMIHTAININTEKGVVTWLEPVADTK is encoded by the coding sequence ATGGACAAGCAAGATCAAGATAAGGGTATACCTGAAGGTTATCAACTGGGTGCCGTACAGTATTTTTCGGGGAATGTATATGTGAAGCCGTTGGTTGTCGCAGACACTATAACCAATTGCAGTATTACCGACGTGTACTTCGAACCGGGGGTTATCAACAACTGGCATACTCACCCGAGTAATCAGATATTACTGGTAAAAGAAGGCGTATGCTACTATCAGGAGGAAGGCCAGCCGTTACAAAAATTCCAGGCAGGTGAAGTTATCAACGTTCTACCTGGCATTAAGCATTGGCATGGCGCATCGCCGGACGGCAGAATGATCCATACAGCGATCAACATCAACACTGAGAAGGGCGTAGTGACCTGGCTAGAACCGGTAGCAGACACGAAATAA